A window from Leptospira meyeri encodes these proteins:
- a CDS encoding pyrroline-5-carboxylate reductase family protein, which produces MQKKPFEAVGVVGLGKMGGAIATALVGKGTKVYGFDPNIKESPISGVTLLGSLTAMSDVAELIVIAVKPNLVVPVLKEFSKPTTFVSIAAGISYSQMADVAPKGSNSVRVMPNLPLVSERGAFAYFCEDPSVSQVERLFDGMGTGIRVAKESLMDAVTGLSGSGPAYVLTFLQAMAEGGLQEGLSYEESLSLAMETIEGTLVYFRNLRKAHQNIHPMEVRNWVTSPGGTTIHGLDALERGGFSTAVRDAIKRATERSKELGKG; this is translated from the coding sequence ATGCAAAAGAAACCATTTGAAGCGGTTGGGGTTGTAGGCCTTGGAAAGATGGGTGGGGCCATTGCAACGGCCCTTGTCGGAAAAGGTACCAAGGTATATGGATTTGATCCCAACATAAAAGAATCTCCTATTTCAGGAGTGACACTCCTGGGAAGTTTGACCGCCATGTCAGATGTTGCTGAGTTGATCGTGATTGCCGTAAAACCCAATTTAGTCGTTCCCGTCTTAAAAGAATTTTCAAAGCCGACCACTTTTGTTTCCATTGCTGCTGGAATTTCTTATTCGCAAATGGCGGATGTGGCACCAAAAGGATCAAATTCGGTAAGAGTGATGCCAAATCTTCCTTTGGTTTCTGAACGGGGTGCGTTTGCGTATTTTTGTGAAGATCCATCTGTTTCTCAAGTAGAACGATTGTTTGATGGAATGGGAACAGGAATCCGTGTTGCCAAAGAATCTCTCATGGATGCGGTCACGGGACTTTCTGGATCCGGCCCAGCCTATGTGTTAACATTTTTGCAGGCAATGGCAGAGGGAGGATTGCAAGAAGGTTTGAGCTACGAGGAATCTTTGTCTTTGGCAATGGAAACCATAGAAGGAACCCTTGTGTATTTTAGGAATTTGCGAAAGGCTCATCAAAACATTCATCCTATGGAAGTGAGAAATTGGGTGACATCTCCCGGCGGTACAACCATTCATGGTTTAGATGCTCTGGAAAGAGGTGGATTCTCAACCGCCGTAAGGGATGCGATCAAACGAGCGACGGAGAGAAGTAAGGAATTAGGGAAAGGATGA
- a CDS encoding YggS family pyridoxal phosphate-dependent enzyme has product MSDYGFYYRSIQSSLKDLFPNKSPVLIAVSKTKPYEVVREAYLQGIREFGENYIPEAISKFTKLREEFPEAATSVNLHHIGPVQSGTLRKLFGIFSFTHGVGSISSLTELLKRAEKEKKQIRYLIQANLTGEETKHGLNLETLRSMKDTLSGYQNEFCIWEGFMGMGPSSGDLFATRRVFSDFAELRDTYFPDKKLSMGMSGDYEIACELGADYLRVGSKIFGERDYAKETI; this is encoded by the coding sequence GTGTCCGATTACGGTTTTTATTACCGCTCCATCCAATCTTCTTTAAAAGATTTGTTTCCAAACAAATCCCCCGTTCTCATTGCCGTATCCAAAACCAAACCTTATGAAGTGGTAAGAGAAGCCTATCTGCAGGGGATTCGCGAATTTGGTGAAAATTATATTCCAGAAGCCATATCCAAATTTACAAAACTAAGAGAAGAGTTTCCTGAAGCAGCTACGTCAGTCAATTTACACCATATAGGTCCTGTCCAATCAGGAACCTTGCGAAAGTTATTTGGAATATTTTCGTTTACTCATGGGGTCGGATCCATTTCTTCCTTAACGGAACTTCTCAAACGTGCCGAGAAAGAAAAAAAACAAATTCGTTATTTGATCCAAGCAAATCTCACGGGAGAGGAGACCAAACATGGTCTGAATTTGGAAACCCTTCGTTCCATGAAAGATACTCTGAGCGGATACCAAAATGAATTTTGTATTTGGGAAGGTTTTATGGGGATGGGACCGTCTAGCGGCGATTTGTTTGCAACAAGAAGAGTTTTTTCAGATTTTGCCGAATTACGTGATACATATTTTCCGGATAAAAAGTTATCTATGGGAATGAGTGGTGATTATGAAATTGCCTGTGAATTGGGAGCTGACTATTTAAGGGTTGGTTCAAAGATTTTTGGAGAGAGAGATTATGCAAAAGAAACCATTTGA
- a CDS encoding flagellar filament outer layer protein FlaA: MNFAKKITIGLGFLLMISRLLSLPRPHDPDELGRVQILKSALTIDTSYLLFLVEDFEGERPWDFYRVDSFLTLTQFTASIPKSEAFLQETNILKESGYPNLQNQTSFLVQSYVENPRLDHWEIRPKEPILMPLGMPIQGILWVYSEGHHINLSMGLSQKKSKDLYFDLGTLNFVGWRRLEFTINLPKENTRLIQSMSFPISFASFRLKSLASQKKGEFHLYFDNLSFVIDKRTFIYPGSEVNDTWGNKR; encoded by the coding sequence ATGAACTTTGCAAAAAAAATCACAATCGGTTTGGGTTTCCTACTCATGATTTCCCGTCTTTTGTCTCTTCCGAGGCCACATGATCCCGATGAATTGGGCCGAGTTCAAATTTTAAAATCAGCTCTCACCATCGATACAAGTTACCTTCTCTTTCTTGTGGAGGACTTTGAAGGAGAAAGGCCTTGGGATTTTTACCGAGTGGATTCCTTTTTGACCCTCACACAGTTTACAGCCTCCATTCCAAAATCAGAGGCATTTTTGCAGGAAACAAACATTCTCAAAGAATCGGGATATCCGAACCTCCAAAACCAAACCAGTTTCCTTGTCCAAAGTTATGTAGAGAATCCAAGGCTTGATCATTGGGAGATTCGACCGAAAGAGCCTATTCTGATGCCACTGGGAATGCCCATCCAAGGAATCCTTTGGGTGTATTCAGAAGGCCATCATATTAATTTAAGTATGGGGCTTTCACAAAAAAAATCCAAGGATTTGTATTTTGATTTGGGGACTTTGAATTTTGTGGGATGGAGAAGATTAGAATTTACCATCAACCTTCCAAAAGAAAACACTAGGCTCATCCAATCGATGTCTTTTCCCATTTCTTTTGCCTCCTTTCGACTAAAAAGTTTAGCTTCACAAAAGAAAGGAGAGTTTCATTTATACTTTGACAATTTGAGTTTTGTCATTGATAAAAGAACTTTCATCTACCCTGGTTCGGAAGTGAACGATACCTGGGGTAACAAACGCTAA
- a CDS encoding 3-deoxy-D-manno-octulosonic acid transferase, giving the protein MAYFFYNILVFKIDWILKFLSLFVKQIREELEKRNRSLHQIFSKSANGKFVVWLHAASVGELDQAKALTETIRKKNKNVFIIQSVFSSSVKETSFHDPLADVYFYLPLDRAGAYDQIFSHFQPKVLFVMAWDTWPNLLKKAYQMGTKSYLACASLSSGSSRKNPLIRTLTKASFRYLTGIYPSHELMAKEFEGLVTKTTDFCVLGDTRFESVLNKLETKLPNPLFTNFLSEQKDFLSKNKPIILGSTYGICEEHFTDYLKKHSDDSYYWIFPHKWEKTRMKDFISNLEKYGSVGVFSKRIQGDPLPKFLLFDLMGILAFAYQYGSFAYVGGAWLHRVHNTIEPAALGLPVITGPKIYNAPEAIVMRELGGLFQTETGLKFIEKFHLLTKDQTLREKMGNGNRNFVVENRGASDKIYNRVFTNAQN; this is encoded by the coding sequence ATGGCATATTTTTTTTACAACATTCTTGTTTTCAAAATTGATTGGATTTTAAAATTTTTATCCTTATTCGTAAAACAAATAAGAGAAGAATTAGAAAAAAGAAATCGTTCTCTTCATCAAATTTTTTCCAAATCTGCAAATGGAAAATTTGTTGTTTGGCTTCATGCGGCCAGTGTGGGTGAACTCGACCAGGCGAAAGCCCTGACAGAAACCATCCGAAAAAAAAACAAAAATGTTTTTATCATCCAATCAGTATTCTCTTCTTCCGTAAAAGAAACTTCCTTTCACGATCCATTGGCTGATGTGTATTTTTATCTTCCTCTAGATAGAGCAGGCGCATATGATCAAATTTTTTCTCATTTCCAACCCAAAGTTCTCTTTGTGATGGCCTGGGATACTTGGCCCAATCTTTTAAAAAAAGCATATCAGATGGGAACCAAGTCTTATCTTGCCTGCGCTAGTTTGTCTTCTGGGTCTTCCAGAAAAAACCCACTCATTCGTACCCTAACCAAGGCCTCCTTTCGTTATCTAACGGGAATTTACCCAAGCCATGAACTAATGGCAAAAGAATTCGAAGGCCTTGTAACAAAAACAACCGACTTTTGTGTATTAGGTGATACAAGATTTGAATCTGTTCTGAACAAATTAGAAACCAAATTACCAAACCCTTTGTTTACCAATTTTCTTTCAGAACAAAAAGATTTTTTATCCAAAAACAAACCAATCATTCTTGGTTCCACATATGGAATTTGCGAAGAACATTTTACAGATTATTTAAAAAAACATTCTGATGATTCTTATTATTGGATTTTTCCTCATAAATGGGAAAAAACTCGCATGAAAGATTTTATTTCGAATTTGGAAAAATATGGATCGGTGGGAGTGTTTTCAAAAAGAATCCAAGGTGACCCTTTGCCTAAATTTCTTCTTTTTGATCTTATGGGAATTTTGGCATTTGCCTACCAATATGGAAGTTTTGCATATGTAGGTGGTGCTTGGTTACACCGGGTTCATAATACAATCGAACCTGCTGCTTTAGGACTTCCCGTCATCACTGGACCCAAAATTTACAATGCGCCCGAAGCAATCGTCATGCGAGAGTTAGGTGGACTTTTTCAAACCGAGACAGGATTGAAATTTATTGAAAAATTTCACTTACTTACAAAAGATCAAACCTTAAGAGAAAAGATGGGAAATGGGAATCGAAACTTTGTTGTAGAAAACAGAGGTGCGTCGGATAAGATTTATAACCGAGTTTTCACCAATGCCCAAAATTAA